From a single Klebsiella quasivariicola genomic region:
- a CDS encoding cupin domain-containing protein, whose translation MKQTDEKNADIKSTGTPLGMRLRHARLVQELTLKQLAQKVECSESLLSKLENDAASPSLAMLHRLAKALETSIADLMADDWTADRPVLKPEQRNRKRFLQRSKKGGIELENLTWHHKGGLLQGNIHIIEPGVASDGLIEHHGEEMGYVLEGALELRLGDHIWLLEQGDSFYFPSQIPHGYRNIGPVVAKVLWVNTPVTF comes from the coding sequence ATGAAGCAGACAGATGAAAAAAACGCTGACATCAAATCTACCGGAACCCCGCTGGGAATGAGGTTGCGCCACGCACGTCTGGTGCAGGAGCTGACCCTCAAGCAGCTCGCGCAAAAGGTGGAATGCTCGGAAAGTCTGTTATCCAAACTGGAAAATGACGCTGCCTCGCCGTCGTTGGCGATGTTGCACCGCCTGGCAAAAGCGCTGGAGACCAGTATCGCCGACCTGATGGCCGATGACTGGACGGCCGATCGGCCTGTACTGAAGCCTGAACAGCGAAACCGTAAGCGGTTCCTGCAGCGCAGTAAAAAGGGGGGGATCGAACTGGAGAACCTGACCTGGCACCACAAAGGCGGGTTGCTGCAGGGTAATATTCATATTATCGAACCGGGCGTCGCCAGCGATGGCCTGATTGAGCACCACGGCGAAGAGATGGGCTATGTGCTGGAAGGCGCGCTGGAATTGCGTCTGGGAGACCATATCTGGCTCCTTGAGCAGGGGGATTCGTTCTATTTTCCCAGCCAGATCCCGCATGGTTACCGCAATATCGGCCCCGTTGTCGCCAAAGTTTTGTGGGTGAATACTCCAGTTACCTTCTGA
- a CDS encoding DUF1989 domain-containing protein, protein MTATAHYPICCDKDNGDALGLNPTATSPISADGAPTLNELYTIPPRCGRAVLLKKGQVIKIINTPGSQVCDTWFFNTGDLSEFASMEHTRAFIDKIIPQPGDVLVTNQRRAIATLLTDTSPGVHDTLIAACDLYRYTNMGITEYHDSCADNMRMALKAIGLRAREVPQPLNLWMNTPVNPDYSISWLPTVSKAGDYVEIRAELDCVVVMSACPQDIVPINGCSPKEIQFTVMA, encoded by the coding sequence ATGACCGCAACTGCACACTACCCAATCTGCTGCGATAAAGACAATGGCGATGCCCTGGGCCTCAACCCAACGGCAACCTCACCGATTTCAGCCGATGGCGCACCGACGTTAAACGAACTGTATACCATCCCGCCGCGCTGCGGACGCGCCGTTTTGCTGAAAAAAGGGCAGGTGATTAAGATCATCAATACCCCAGGCAGCCAGGTCTGCGACACGTGGTTTTTCAATACCGGCGATCTCAGCGAGTTTGCGTCCATGGAACATACCCGTGCCTTTATCGACAAAATTATTCCGCAGCCAGGTGATGTGCTGGTGACCAACCAGCGCCGTGCTATCGCCACTCTGCTCACCGATACCTCACCTGGTGTGCATGACACGTTGATCGCTGCCTGCGATCTTTACCGCTATACCAACATGGGGATTACGGAGTATCACGACAGCTGCGCTGACAATATGCGCATGGCGCTGAAGGCGATTGGCCTGCGCGCGCGTGAAGTGCCGCAGCCGCTTAATTTGTGGATGAACACGCCAGTAAATCCTGATTATTCAATTTCCTGGTTGCCAACTGTCAGCAAAGCAGGTGATTATGTAGAGATTCGTGCCGAGCTGGATTGCGTGGTGGTGATGTCCGCTTGCCCGCAGGACATTGTGCCCATTAACGGCTGCTCACCGAAAGAAATTCAGTTCACCGTGATGGCATGA
- a CDS encoding M20 family metallo-hydrolase, protein MMETGLRVARQLDEDWLNQLLAQLAEYGKLANGGVDRQALSAAELDARSWLIDVARELGCEVYRDAAANLFFRRPGRVAVSPVTTGSHIDTQPSGGNYDGCYGVMAGLACLKALNEARVVTERPVEVVIWTNEEGSRFAPGAMGSSTFVDPARLSDHLGAMGVDGVSFRDALADHQARFAAIPLRPDREMACFVELHIEQGPVLESRRVPLAVVRGIQGVRWYQITCHGISAHAGTTPMALRQDAMTLAREQLAIIEQAMGDTADDELRLTFGRWQVMPNAINTIPSSVRFTLDFRHPSAETLARFDAVIASLASEQVTIELLLNKAPVTFDPRINHVLKAAGNALDIAHMELLSGAFHDAMYLAEHCPTSMLFVPSHQGISHNPAEYTDPRSLAAGARTLACALTELSQSLEGVKS, encoded by the coding sequence ATGATGGAAACAGGCTTACGGGTTGCCCGACAGCTGGATGAGGATTGGCTGAACCAACTGTTGGCGCAGCTTGCAGAATATGGAAAGTTAGCGAATGGCGGCGTCGATCGCCAGGCTTTGAGCGCGGCGGAACTCGATGCCCGGTCCTGGCTTATTGATGTCGCCCGAGAGCTCGGGTGTGAAGTCTACCGCGATGCGGCGGCGAATTTATTCTTCCGTCGTCCAGGACGCGTTGCTGTATCGCCCGTGACCACCGGTAGCCACATCGATACGCAACCGTCCGGTGGCAACTACGATGGCTGTTACGGCGTGATGGCCGGACTTGCGTGCCTGAAAGCGCTCAATGAGGCACGGGTTGTCACCGAACGCCCGGTCGAAGTGGTTATCTGGACCAATGAAGAGGGCAGCCGCTTTGCGCCGGGGGCGATGGGCTCCAGCACCTTCGTCGACCCTGCGAGATTGTCTGACCATCTTGGCGCGATGGGCGTAGATGGTGTCTCGTTTCGCGATGCGCTGGCAGACCACCAGGCCCGCTTTGCAGCCATCCCGTTACGCCCGGATCGCGAGATGGCCTGCTTCGTGGAATTGCACATCGAGCAAGGTCCGGTACTGGAAAGTCGCCGCGTGCCGCTGGCCGTCGTCAGAGGTATCCAGGGCGTGCGCTGGTACCAGATCACCTGCCATGGGATATCGGCACATGCGGGGACCACGCCGATGGCGCTGCGCCAGGATGCGATGACCCTGGCACGCGAACAGCTTGCGATCATTGAGCAGGCGATGGGTGACACGGCAGATGACGAGTTACGGTTGACGTTTGGCCGTTGGCAGGTCATGCCAAATGCCATCAACACCATCCCGTCGAGCGTGCGTTTTACCCTTGATTTCCGCCACCCATCGGCCGAAACGCTGGCCCGGTTCGACGCGGTGATTGCCTCTCTGGCAAGCGAACAAGTCACCATCGAGCTGCTACTGAATAAAGCGCCGGTCACCTTTGACCCGCGCATCAATCATGTCTTGAAAGCGGCCGGAAATGCGCTGGATATTGCCCATATGGAGCTGTTATCTGGCGCGTTTCACGACGCCATGTATCTGGCCGAACACTGTCCGACCAGCATGCTTTTTGTCCCCAGCCATCAAGGCATTAGCCACAATCCGGCTGAATATACCGATCCTCGTTCACTGGCGGCAGGTGCCCGTACGCTGGCCTGTGCACTGACTGAGCTATCCCAATCACTTGAAGGAGTTAAATCATGA
- a CDS encoding amino acid ABC transporter ATP-binding protein, whose translation MRHVGKSFANHVVLNDINLRVDHGEIVTLIGPSGSGKTTALRCMNFLEAYDKGDVLIKGQLLGYSGTQRGLAHADSASLIADVRKPLSMVFQQFNLWPHMTVQENVAAPLVLGKKMSRQAAKTAAMAALSRVGMAQKANDWPVRLSGGQQQRVGIARALALNPELLLLDEPTSALDPERVEEVLDVIRDLAGQGMTMVMVTHEMAFAAHISSRLVFMADGNIIESGTPRQIFTQPKSERLRSFLAPLFRRPLQPEELEKLP comes from the coding sequence ATGCGCCATGTAGGCAAGTCATTCGCAAACCATGTGGTACTGAATGACATCAATTTACGCGTCGATCACGGTGAGATAGTCACGCTGATTGGCCCGTCGGGCTCCGGGAAAACCACCGCACTACGCTGCATGAATTTTCTGGAAGCCTACGACAAAGGGGACGTGCTGATTAAAGGACAACTGCTCGGCTATTCCGGCACGCAGCGTGGCCTCGCGCATGCCGACAGCGCCAGCCTCATAGCCGATGTGCGCAAACCGCTCTCGATGGTGTTCCAGCAGTTCAATCTCTGGCCGCACATGACGGTGCAGGAAAATGTCGCCGCGCCGCTGGTACTGGGGAAAAAAATGTCCCGCCAGGCGGCAAAAACGGCCGCGATGGCTGCCCTCAGCCGTGTCGGGATGGCGCAAAAAGCGAATGACTGGCCGGTGCGACTCTCCGGCGGCCAGCAACAACGAGTGGGTATTGCCCGCGCACTGGCGCTGAATCCGGAGTTATTGCTGCTCGACGAACCCACCTCGGCGCTCGATCCCGAACGTGTTGAAGAGGTGCTGGACGTTATCCGGGATCTGGCCGGGCAGGGGATGACCATGGTGATGGTCACCCATGAGATGGCGTTTGCGGCCCATATCTCGTCACGGCTGGTGTTTATGGCCGACGGCAACATTATTGAAAGCGGCACGCCGCGACAGATTTTTACACAGCCGAAAAGCGAGCGCCTGCGGAGCTTTCTCGCGCCGCTGTTTCGTCGGCCTCTGCAACCCGAAGAACTGGAGAAACTACCATGA
- a CDS encoding amino acid ABC transporter permease: MTELAQYLPAYIQALGVTLWISLCAACGGMLLGFALNGLCGRRGLAFRLWRAYVWVIRGTPFLAQLAVIYFGLPSIGIMLSAVDATLLSLTLYSAAYFGEIFRAAWNTIPPGQREAALANNISTVHCFWHIQTPQAVRFALPLLGNQFILTIKESAVASIITVPELTMTTSQIVANTYSYILPYTLLIVSYWLLAQGVSMSIKTLSHLLRTGE, from the coding sequence ATGACGGAACTCGCGCAATACCTGCCAGCCTACATTCAGGCCCTGGGCGTGACCCTGTGGATAAGCCTCTGCGCCGCATGCGGCGGCATGCTGTTGGGGTTTGCCTTAAACGGACTCTGCGGCAGACGTGGTCTGGCGTTTCGTCTGTGGCGCGCCTACGTGTGGGTGATCCGCGGCACGCCATTTCTGGCGCAGCTAGCCGTTATCTACTTTGGCCTACCGTCCATCGGCATCATGCTGAGCGCCGTTGACGCCACGCTGCTGTCGTTGACGCTGTATAGCGCGGCCTATTTCGGCGAAATTTTTCGCGCCGCGTGGAACACCATTCCGCCGGGACAGCGAGAGGCGGCGCTGGCAAACAACATCTCTACGGTCCACTGTTTCTGGCATATCCAGACGCCGCAGGCCGTTCGTTTTGCGCTACCGCTGTTGGGCAATCAGTTCATTCTGACGATTAAAGAGAGCGCCGTCGCATCGATCATTACCGTACCGGAACTGACCATGACGACGAGTCAGATCGTTGCTAACACCTACAGCTATATCTTGCCTTATACCTTGCTGATCGTCAGCTACTGGCTGCTGGCGCAGGGGGTGAGTATGAGCATAAAAACATTGAGCCACCTACTACGGACCGGAGAATAA